In Astyanax mexicanus isolate ESR-SI-001 chromosome 24, AstMex3_surface, whole genome shotgun sequence, the genomic stretch atataataataataataataataataataataataataataataataataataataataataataataataaccaatgtataaataaaaacactataaaatacGCAAATATATTTGTATAGAATTGGTAATCTTCCAAAATGAGCCAATCTCAGTTTACAGTAAAACTGTTTTATTGATCACAATCATTTGCATCACAAAACACTACTTAATTTACACTTTACAAGTTAAAGCACAAtctaataaacagaaaataaaaataagagtccTCTCCTATGGCATCCGGTTAATTGTGGTCACATCAGACAATACTGATACAcgatgtttttaatattttcatttagaatttgAAAGAAGTGTAATAAGTTGAATGAAACTATATTGTCTTTACACCctgcacattttttaaaaacagaaaaagggaTGATTTGAAaagttctcttaatttttcccagaaacAGAGTTTATCCACTAGGCCTACCACATCAAAACTGTGTTTAAAGTGAGCAGACTCTCACGTTGAAGCTCTCGAAATTTCGATATGTTAACAATTTATTTATACACCCCTACAATTTATAAAGATACTACAGAGCATTCTTCCAGCTATTACATAGAAGAACCACGAAAAAGAACCACTTTTCGCCCACAAAGTAGAATGTTTTAAAGAGATGTAAGTAAAGAACcttgtaaatattaaataagtaTATTAAAGGTTCATCACATCTGtcacctttataaaaaaaaaaatctatttacttTCATGGCATCTGTTAGAAACACTgtgtagcatctttattttttgaAGTGTGCCAAAAAACCTCAAATAAACATGAGATGAATTTTATAAATGCATCACACTGTGCATGTTGGCGGATGTTTGGTGGAATATCTACAAAACTACGTTTTCAAgtttcaataaataaaagagcTATAATAAAtacgttaaaaaaataaattaaaccctGCTAGCCGAACAATCTTGAAGGTAATTGGGAATAAAATCATTATCATTCCAAATGTACAGCTTTACTAATatggaaaaaaacaatttaacCAAAACGAACACATGAACCTTTCGTGCTGGTCGATGTATAAAAAGAATAGATTTGTATAAATACTATTTGTTCTTCCTTGAGTCCATAAATGATCCCCGTGCCTATAGTCTGGTATCTGGGACTTGACCGGTTGAGGATCCGCTACTGGTCCGGGGGGGGGGTTTGCGCTGCAGCGTTGGGCGCCGAGCTGGAGCCAGAATGGGAAGCTGAAGATGAAGAGGGTCGAACTTTGGTGTTGGGAAGCCTGTGGTCTTTTTTCCACTTCATCCTGCGGTTTTGGAACCAAATTTTGATCTGCCTCTCGGAGAGCACCAGGGCATGGGCGATCTCGATGCGCCTTCTCCTAGTGAGGTAGCGGCTGTAATGGAACTCCTTCTCCAGTTCTAGAACCTGCTGACGGGTGTAGGCGGTGCGGGACCGTTTGGGTTCACATCCACTATAGCAAGAGTTCACTGGGAAATAGAGGGAGGGGAAAAagggaaatagaaagagagaaaaaagagagtaaaatGATGAGAATGTGTCTAGAAACGCACTCcatcttttttattgttgtttgcattccatacatttttaaataaaggtgggTGGTGAAAAGAGTGCCAGCCAGATATGTCATTGAGATGAGCAATGGGAGCGAAGAATATTATATTTTGATTCAAAAACATCTCACCTGATGTAAAGTGTGAGATAAGAAGTTTTCCACGCTCACATATTATAAACACGCTTCATTGCAGAACCAAACGTGATTCTTTGTGTTTTAGGACTggatgtatttttgtattttttttctcagtaccAACCTGTTATACCTGGGCTCGTTTTGTTGTATTCTTATAACAAGTGGGATTTTATGGTTTATTGAAATTGCAGATGCAAATTCTTAGAGACTCTTTTGCCACATCTTGGTCTCCTCcaaccacctcctccacctcctccaccacctcacATACATAACGGAACAAGCTGCCCAGACTATTGCCTCTCCTGCAAAATTTATGGTGGGTGTAATTGCCAGCGCTTGGTCGTAAATCCGCCTCGCTTGCGTTGCTTCAAAGAACTCCTCTTCTACAGCCCTGACGGCGTAGCCAGCGCGACTGGTAATGGCAAGCAATCGAGGCAAAGTAATGGGAAGGGACTAGGGTAACGAGACGCATTAAGAAAGAAAACTACAGGACAGCAATAACGCAATAACGATGCCATGCCTACCCGCACTGACGTGAATCTTCTTCATCCAGGGGTAAACCACCGGTTGTTTAGCCCCGGCCGGGTTGGCGGGCACTTCAGAGTTGGCTTGGCTGCAGGCTGGTGGGGCAGTAACCGTCGCAGTAGACGGGGAGGTCGGAGCCGCCTGCAGGTCCCCCTCGTGGGCAAGCCCGTGTCTTTGTTGAGGTTCGGGCTCGGAAATGCTTTCACATTCATACTGACTCCCCTGATAGCCCACCACACGCTGAGGGTACAGCTCCTGGCGCTGATGCTGGTAACCGGCGTCCCTTGTACGTCTGTAATAATCAGGGCTGTGGTCAGTAATGTAGTTGTTTTGTGAATATTCCTCGCAAGGAGGAAATTTAGGGTCGATGTAAGTAGACTCCATCAAATACGAGCTCATGGTCATTAATTTCGGGAGGGAGAAATAAATTTTCCCACCTTTGTCGTTTTTCTGCTCTGTAAAGCCCTCCTACCATCGAGGGGACCCCGTAAAGTTACTGGGACCACGTGACGTAAGAGTCCAATGGTAGACGATGAGGTAATTCCCGGACACGGAAGGCAGTgtttacctgtttttttatttttaattgtctaCTTGAGGATggtagagctttttttttttaaataataaacattccaaaaccaACTAAAACTAAACGTCCTGGGACTTTCGACTTTTTCCTTTCTGGACGTCTCACAAATGTTGTTAGCATAgtctttggtatgtttttttttttataaaaccattTTACTAAGCAATAGGTTATATGTAAGGCagctattttatttactatccaaaCTCACCAGTGACACTTGTCTTTTTATGTCGCATTTGTAAAAGAGATATCGCTGATTTCGTCATTTTATAAATCATGTTAAAATAACACAGTTTGATTATTAACTGCAATCAGTGTATATGGGGTACGACATTGCTTAAAGGGTTCTACCTTAATGGTATTTCCTTGTTACAGCCCATCACGTAAAATATAGCATTGCCTATTATCTTGTGAAATCCGAACATATATTATGACaagaatatttaaatttaaaacattttagaaaatgCGTAACGCAGTGAAATTAATATTGTCCCCTTTCTTTTCCATCATTCCAATAATTAAGTGCCTGATGTTATACAAGCTGTTTCTCTGATTGCTCGTGGTCCACAATCGGCGCAAATTGTGAGATCTGGAATCGCCCATGTATTCCCGTAGACGCGAATTTGCGGTTGTTAAGATGCCACACAAATTCGGTTCTACAGGGTGCATATAGACGACGTATAAATAGATACACAATCAAAGGGACTACAAACAACCCCAGCCTGACAAACAGTATagaatatctgtgtgtgtgtgtgtgtgtgtgtgtgtgtgtttgtgtgtatgtgtgtgtgtaagagagagagagagagagagagagagagagagagagagagagaaaaaaagagagcaacttactataaaatatacacatttattcttatttgctgtttttttaaattgGCTAACCGTCATCTagtataaaagtaaattatttgtATATGTGCacatgtataaataaattaattcagagTCTTCGTTTTGAATGAAACAACAAATATAGAATATCAGTGAACCTACACGTGTCTTTAGTTCATATGGAACGTTCATGATGATAAAGTGGTGCCAATTCTTTACAAATACAGTTTTCATTGTGGTCTATTTTTTGCCGCACAGCCCCTTGCACATGTATACCGCCACCATTTTAAGTATACATGATTTTTAAACATGATGTAGCCCCAATGTAGCCCGTAGAAAACTATTTATGATCATGTAATCAAGTAATAACGTTCTGTGAGAGAGCTTTTAGAGCTTTATAAGTCTACTTCCATTTACCACTATTGTGTACAAATCTGATGCGGATAGGTTTTGATTAATTTTATACTAAAACTCAGTAAATGTCTTTTGTTTATATCGGTGTATTTAATATTGTGCTgatttaataaacatgtaatatgtatatatatatatatatatatatatatatatatatatatatatatatatatatatatatatacatattacatgtttattacgtatacatatatatatacgtatatatgtatatatacgtatatatatacgtatatatatatatatatatatatatatatatatatatatatatatatatatagtgaagaTCCTGacctttacttttaatttaattaaaaacaacagaagaaaTAGACTGAATTTCTGCAATATACAGAACTTATATTTTAGATGGCTTATTGGTGAAATCTCTCAAATCAGTTGCAAATGCTTTTTCATATACCCGTCCATAAATCTTAGATGCCAGGGATGTTGCAACCCCATCCCCCATttccctctctcctccctctctcttgctgAAGGCATATTTTAATATTAGACAGCCTGACCGGCGTTTCACCCCGCCATAAGATTTGTTTCAAAGGCTCTCTGCCAGGAAATTATTGATGAGACACCGTCAATGAAATTTGTCCCAATACAAATGCCATTTGTCCTGCACTCACTAGTAGGAGGTTTTACCGAAGGTGAATGTAATCTTCATAAGCCTTTAGGTCATGATCTTCACTATAGTTTACTTAATAGAAGCTTTGTGGTGTTTTAGTCTAGACTTTAGTCTAAATCCTGCTCTTATGTGAAACTGATTATACGACTTCCATAGTTCATTTTCTATCTGGCACCTTCTTCACTCTCATTAATAGATCGGCTTCTAATATCTGGATTTCAATGATCTGAACTGAATGAACTCCAACAGAGTTCAACTGAATCGCATTTAATTCGTTTTTTGTTCAGAGCTGCCTTTCGCTTGTGCTcatattgaatttattttatgCTCAGAAATGTGCCCCTTTGTGATTATAACACTATTTCAATGTGTCGTAAGAAAGGACAACACGTTATTAAACTCCTTGGCAGTGCTAATCCATCACTGGTCAGTTTTTAAGAAGGATTCTTATTGTAATAAATGTTGCTTACCAAGCAGTATGGATAATTAATTTCATTCATTACATTTTGTAGTTTTCACTTTTTAACTAATCATATTTTACATACTTTGAGTCAGTTGGCCTTTAAATTGCGTCCAAATGTATTTTAAGGgagcaataaaaatgctccaaaaacgccaacatatttttgcaaaattaAATTTGTCATAAAATTATGTAATTTTGGACATATGATGTTTTTGAGTGACAACTACAATAAGAATACACAACGTCctgaaaatgttaattttgctagttattattattactgttctaaaacacatttttatttatattagttatAGCATTATCCTGATTTATTTAGCTGGTGTTCATATTATACCGATTGTTATTATGCGTCCAAATTATATCAACACGGGTCAAGCAATAATTACTTTGTATACAATGTtcttaacataaaaaaaagtttctcctCAAAAGAAGGACAATCGTTCCAGTTGTACCGTCTCGTCTTATCTGGCTAGCAAAGGTGCTAATTACCTTTCAAAGGAATCTGCAATCTAGCTCATCAAGTACTGCAGTTGGTATGAAAAGGTGTTTGCACACAAAGCGTGTACAGCAGGAACGTGCATTTCTTTTCAATTTTAAAGATAATAATACACATAATCTCCCATTTGAAAGCATCCCACCACATTTGACCAAGCAAAAGCACAACGACTTGAGGGTACACTGTCGTAAAGCTTTAACACGATTAAACAGAACCCTACAGGGCTGCCTGAAAGCCATTAGCGCCAAAAATAGCCAAGCTTTTCTCAAGGAAACATTAAATTAGTGCATTAATTAAGGTCCCTCAGGGTGACAGTGCGGCAGGTGTCTATTTCATTACAAGCTTTGAGAAATAAGATTATTAACTTACTGCACCGTGTGGGAGCCATTTGCTGGAGTCCAGCAAGAAGCGCGCGGAGCATTTGGAGCAAGTCAATCCCCACCAGACCGGAGACACCACTCAGATAGACCAGCCGCTCACGACAATTAACGCGTTTGATGTAAATATATTGAGGGCTTTGTCAGTTCTGCCTAACCATAAAACTTACTTTAATAGCGTCACGTGCTGGCCGCGAGCCACTCACGGTCATTGCCCTTAGGCCCTGTGTTTCATGCAACCTCAAAAAGttgaaaaagtcaaaataaaaaaggTGAATACCCGCGCTTTGTGGAAGAAGGTCAGTGGTTAATAGGAGATACTGTAGAAGAAGTTTTGATGTTGTTCGACAGTGTTCAGTAAACCCTTGCAGATTTTTACAGCGATGGTGAGTAGACTACGTTTAACGTTTTTACCTGTGTAGTGTAACCTATAGTCTAAGCGTGGTGTGTTCTGGTGGCTCTGGCGGTGAAAGATGGTATCCTTGTCTCCTGTCTGTTTGTGGAATGCAAGCTTCTATTATTTTGTTATGGTAGGATTCTGTCAAACGTCGTTTTTTCTTTTTGACGGTTGgttacactgacttccactgaGAGTTGTGTATTTTGCCTTTGTATATTGCATTAGAACAGATGAAGGTAACTATAAATACATTCAAATACAGCGacatttttaattaaagaaaGCAGTGGAGATCTTGTAAGCTAGTCTGTAGAAAGCAACTCgcttccagatttctcctggacgcCACAGCCAGGACCCAAatggatgtgttcaattccattAGAAGATCACCAGATTTAACATTAGTAAAAACTTTAACAAGCCAGCTATTGATATTATCAAAACATATACATAATATAGGCCATGAGGAGATATTTAAAGATTGAATTGGAGATTGGGTTGAATCAAcatattaaatcaatattttttgtatACATGTTATTTGAAtaattgtaatattaatatttagtgcacaAACAAACACTTAGAAAAAGTTTCCAgttgaaataaaaatatagtctagGCTTCATTTCTGTCTGAAAAACCCATCCCTACGGTTCAGATTAGAAGCTTTTATATGCACTTGCAGGtctctaaaacatttgcacagtaatgTAAAATATAGGGTGTCTCGAAAGCAAAAAAACACCTATGTAAAGTAAAAATTGTTTGGTTATGCACTTTTGGACACTAGGAGACATGGCCTAGGAGCCATAGCTTGTGCTAAAACTGCATTACCGTCTGAAAAAGTATTTCCATTTCGTATTGCTCTTTCTTACTTTTGAAACTTTCTGTATATATAGACCAAATGTCCAGAGTTaaattttcataaaaaattacaaaacaatcGATCACATTTTTAACTTGCATAATTATATTGCTAactattgttttaaatataatgaaatacatttgtaaattgaAAAAATGTTATCAGAATTTTCCTCTGTGTTAGTTATAAACCTGTAGAACAGCCCATAACACCATTAGACTGACTGCAAAGTCTTGGTTACCTTTGATTTATGTTAATTGccgtagttttagtttttttctttttatatcacATACTTAGCTAACGTAGTCTCGTGCGCAGGAGCGAGCTGCACACACGCATCAAAGGCGAAATGGCAATGTGTCAGGGTAAGGGCTATCTCCGTTCCCATCTGTTTCGTTAGACAGGAAACAACTGTCGTCGTTTTAGAGGTGCTAGTCAAAGCCATAAAGTTTTATTACGCGTCAGGGCCGTAAAAGTTTTACAGGCATCTGTACTGTAAACAATTACTAAGGAAGTGAAGGGCCACAGGGAGGCCGGACCAAAGCTGGACTATGACTGAACAGCAGAAATCCCATAACCCTTGGATGTAGTGTAATGCGTGTTCCGCTACTGTCTATAGGCTTCTTTACTAATAAAAGGCTTAAAACTACAATATAAACAACATGAGTAAAATATGGTGATAatagtataaataataatattataataatttaaattagtttttagcgTTTTATCAGCAATGGGGGACGATTCATAAGGGAAATATTTACTTTTGAATGCCTACAAATTGTTTATCTTAATTTTTATGCATTTAACTAGCAGACCTGTTGaacccaaacaccacacaccaTTTAGCAAGCAAGAGTCcaaataatgtttattaaatacTTACTAAAAAATCCCACATCCTGGATAATTAGTGCatctttgttttgtttctttgcttAGCAGATCCCGTTGCTTTATTAAATAAtccaaatatttaatttcaattattCCACTCAAAGTCCACGTGTACAAGAAAGTACAATAAATACTTAAGGTCCTAACAAGCATGTAACAGGTACCAAACTTATTGaacacacattttaaacaaatatttctgTCAGTGGAGCAGAGTGTCAAGAGCTGAGGTGTGCTAGTCAGTTGTGTTttctttacaaataaaatgctacTGGATTATGTGTAGAAGTGTACATTCTTATATTAACTTCACCAACAAAACGCACATCTTTACATGTGTGCATTTTTATATATCTATACACAGTCATACACAGGCAAGTTTGCATCTCCGTTTTTTCACTTGGAATAATTTGAATCTGGCTGgtgtattttacatttacacattttcattcaacaatagaaatgctgcaacaactacttgaaataaaatattttacattgccttttatttcaatttttcccCATTATTGTAATGTGTCTGATAAGGAAACCTTGAATGAGGTTTTACAGCAAAGATTTACTACTTCAGTGCTATTTTTCACCCCAATAGTACACAAATCAAAGAtaatacatacaaacaaacacatataagACATTTAAATCCACATAAGCACATTTATTCTCGAATTGGAAGCTGTGATAAACTCTGTCCACTCAGAACGGCTGTTTAACTTTTGGCTTGGAATCCTTCTTCCACTTCATGCGACGATTCTGAAACCAGATTTTGATCTGCCTTTCATTCAGACACAGGGTGTGGGCGATCTCGAGGCGCCTTCGACGAGTGAGATATCGGTTGAAATGGAACTCTTTTTCCAGTTCCAGGGTTTGGTATCGCGTGTAACTCGTCCTCGGACGTTTCCCATCCGATTCTGGAGTGGCACCAAAATAAGATATAGAAACAATTTTAACCGGGTCTAAAACAGGCCAAATATGGAGGCTCATGTGTACCATGCAATCGCTGTTcatttaaatatcttaaaatacCGTTACACACCTTATTTTCCAAGTTAAAGATGTTGAATAGTTCTAAATGAGAATGAACCTCCTAGCACGCCACAAACATATCAGTTTGGTATAGTCACTGTCACTGTCCCTGTTTTAcacttacatttttatatttagaaaaaaaaatacattgtatcATGTTGAATGAACCAgtagaacactttttaaattattcgaataagtatatatttttaaactgacCTCGactgaaagaaaatatttttttcttctgtataaaGTGTTTTTGCGTGACAAGGACAGTGTTGcggaaataaaaaatgtcattatttattaattcatatcGGTGAACTAAAATGAAGGAAATGGAGATGAAGATTTTTAGGCTTATTTGTTTGACAGCGATTTTATAGTAAAGTGGGCACtgaagaacattttaatattggCAGTAGGATTAATACAAACACAATTTGTTGGTTATTTAAACTGTGCTAGATATCTTAAAAGTTTGTCCACAGTTATTTCTGTGAACAAACAACTGAATATTTCTT encodes the following:
- the LOC125787541 gene encoding homeobox protein Hox-C4a-like; translation: MTMSSYLMESTYIDPKFPPCEEYSQNNYITDHSPDYYRRTRDAGYQHQRQELYPQRVVGYQGSQYECESISEPEPQQRHGLAHEGDLQAAPTSPSTATVTAPPACSQANSEVPANPAGAKQPVVYPWMKKIHVSAVNSCYSGCEPKRSRTAYTRQQVLELEKEFHYSRYLTRRRRIEIAHALVLSERQIKIWFQNRRMKWKKDHRLPNTKVRPSSSSASHSGSSSAPNAAAQTPPPDQ